A genome region from Glycine max cultivar Williams 82 chromosome 5, Glycine_max_v4.0, whole genome shotgun sequence includes the following:
- the LOC100805083 gene encoding uncharacterized protein, which translates to MLTRLARRRSIRFRLSDFVYLCPPEALKLFSALKMADWGPVVIAVVLFVLLSPGLLFQMPARGRVAEFGNMQTSGASILVHAIIYFGLITIFLIAIGVHIYTG; encoded by the coding sequence ATGCTGACACGTTTAGCGAGAAGGCGAAGCATCCGTTTCCGTCTAAGTGACTTTGTCTACTTGTGTCCCCCAGAAGCCTTAAAGCTCTTCTCTGCTTTGAAAATGGCTGATTGGGGCCCGGTGGTGATCGCAGTGGTGCTGTTCGTGCTGTTAAGCCCGGGGCTTCTGTTTCAGATGCCAGCCAGGGGAAGGGTAGCAGAGTTTGGGAACATGCAAACCAGTGGGGCCTCCATTTTGGTTCACGCCATCATCTACTTTGGCCTCATCACTATCTTCCTCATTGCCATTGGCGTTCACATCTACACTGGCTAA